The following coding sequences lie in one Pontibacter sp. G13 genomic window:
- a CDS encoding NHLP bacteriocin export ABC transporter permease/ATPase subunit, producing the protein MMNEIPTPIQLVGNKPFLLLRHDCLWIVVDGQVEVYYTVLDEKGEINSARRYMYTAGKGEMLLSLKSEPDQPGICMMAVSGRAKMVEVNKNWLARLNDQQLQFKVEQLIFRFSSFIQANQPPRTYQPLAVGIKAGLEEGTYGYPTKGLVWAALKSGDANVMGNVQISPETKKKLLREFFPVTSTFWFQSTSDDTQIEVISTSQLIEDEVNLMISLKYFEEFVQEVIRRKIVSESNEEYDRLAFRMNHQASLVSKSLSNLKQILTGTHQSSLTNAHTKLAISAVCQRIGKEVGVEMKIPKEGLSEMTSQVQQLKAIAQGSNVRVRKVILRGEWWKEENGHLVAFTKETATPVALIQHAKKGEYEQYDPEGNSRLVTQAEAAELEPVAYMFFYAFDQKISSVRKIGEFAVRGLKVDIGFILAAALAGSLIGLIIPTLTGMIYGDVIPQADRSFLWEVFGILLMVGVVSALLQLIQGILLLRVETKSNINIQAGLMDHLLRLPVSFYKKFAAGDLAMRSLGINQIRRIFSDTVLTAVLSGTFSIVNLFLLFYYDSHLAWVGLGLALLAIIFTTVVGLFKLRYDRQIANHQGDIQGYLFELLSGIAKLRVTGTEKRLFAVWANKFATLKNLGFRSVNYQNYTTVFNATYPLLTNILFFGALFYLIENALPGTRGMISVGVFMAFVSAFNQFLNDCLSMSHALITSLNVVPLYERLKPILDEEPESEHGSVDPGTLQGEIELAGISFRYNENQPLVLKGVSFRIKPGEMVAFVGPSGSGKSTIMRLLLGFEEAESGSIFYDGQDFETLNKELVRQQMGVVLQHSALMAGSIYKNIVGNSELTLEQALEAVEMAGLREDIEQMPMGMHTIISEGASTFSGGQRQRLMIARAIVHKPGILFMDEATSALDNRTQAIVSRSLESLKATRIVIAHRLSTIVNADRIFVMKDGEIVETGSYQELLDQNGLFAELAQRQLA; encoded by the coding sequence ATGATGAACGAAATCCCAACTCCCATCCAGCTGGTAGGAAACAAGCCATTCCTTCTGTTGCGTCATGATTGCCTGTGGATCGTGGTTGATGGTCAGGTAGAGGTGTACTACACGGTCTTGGATGAAAAAGGCGAGATCAACAGTGCTAGGCGGTATATGTATACCGCTGGAAAAGGTGAAATGCTCTTGAGTCTGAAGTCCGAACCAGATCAGCCAGGCATTTGTATGATGGCCGTTTCAGGTCGGGCCAAAATGGTCGAAGTTAACAAGAATTGGCTCGCACGTCTGAATGACCAGCAACTCCAATTTAAAGTAGAACAGCTGATCTTTCGATTTAGCTCTTTTATCCAAGCAAACCAGCCTCCCCGTACCTATCAGCCATTAGCTGTTGGAATAAAAGCAGGATTGGAAGAGGGAACGTATGGCTATCCAACAAAAGGTTTGGTGTGGGCGGCATTGAAATCTGGTGATGCTAATGTGATGGGGAATGTTCAAATTTCCCCAGAGACCAAGAAGAAACTCCTGAGGGAATTTTTCCCCGTTACAAGTACTTTTTGGTTCCAATCAACATCCGATGATACCCAAATTGAGGTAATCTCCACCTCTCAATTGATAGAAGATGAGGTAAACCTCATGATCTCCTTGAAATATTTCGAGGAATTTGTTCAGGAAGTCATTCGCAGGAAGATCGTCTCCGAAAGTAATGAGGAATATGATCGCTTGGCTTTTCGAATGAACCACCAAGCGAGTTTGGTCTCCAAAAGCCTTTCGAACCTCAAGCAGATCCTGACTGGGACCCATCAGTCAAGCTTGACTAATGCCCATACCAAACTTGCCATATCGGCGGTATGCCAAAGGATAGGGAAAGAAGTCGGGGTAGAAATGAAAATCCCCAAAGAAGGACTGTCCGAAATGACTTCTCAGGTTCAACAGCTGAAAGCCATCGCCCAGGGGTCCAATGTCCGAGTGCGGAAGGTGATTTTGCGCGGAGAATGGTGGAAGGAAGAAAATGGACATCTGGTTGCGTTCACTAAAGAAACCGCAACCCCTGTTGCATTGATTCAACATGCCAAAAAAGGAGAATATGAGCAATATGACCCAGAAGGGAATTCCCGATTGGTGACACAAGCCGAAGCGGCAGAATTGGAGCCCGTGGCTTATATGTTCTTTTATGCTTTTGATCAGAAGATCAGTTCTGTAAGAAAAATCGGAGAGTTTGCTGTACGAGGTCTGAAGGTAGATATTGGGTTCATATTGGCTGCGGCATTGGCTGGGAGTCTCATCGGATTGATCATTCCAACCCTTACCGGAATGATTTATGGGGATGTTATCCCGCAGGCGGATAGGAGCTTTCTCTGGGAAGTCTTCGGAATCCTCCTGATGGTTGGGGTTGTCAGTGCCTTACTTCAATTGATCCAAGGCATCTTGCTCCTTAGAGTAGAAACCAAATCCAATATCAATATTCAGGCGGGATTGATGGATCACCTTCTTCGGCTTCCGGTGAGTTTTTACAAAAAATTCGCTGCGGGTGATCTTGCTATGCGGTCTTTGGGAATCAACCAGATACGCCGGATTTTCTCGGATACCGTACTCACAGCAGTACTGAGCGGGACTTTTTCCATCGTGAACTTGTTTCTGCTTTTTTACTATGATTCTCACCTTGCATGGGTAGGCCTTGGATTGGCTTTGTTGGCAATAATATTCACTACGGTGGTCGGATTATTCAAATTGAGATATGATCGCCAAATCGCCAATCATCAAGGGGATATTCAAGGATATCTATTCGAGCTGCTTTCGGGAATCGCCAAATTGCGGGTTACCGGTACAGAAAAACGATTGTTTGCTGTCTGGGCGAATAAGTTTGCAACGCTGAAAAACTTGGGATTCCGGTCGGTGAATTACCAAAACTACACCACTGTTTTCAATGCGACCTATCCGTTATTGACCAATATTCTGTTCTTTGGTGCATTGTTCTATCTCATTGAAAATGCCTTGCCCGGAACACGGGGGATGATTTCGGTGGGCGTGTTTATGGCGTTTGTGTCGGCCTTCAATCAATTCCTCAATGATTGCCTCTCCATGAGCCATGCCTTGATTACTTCCCTAAATGTGGTTCCATTGTATGAACGATTGAAGCCCATTCTAGATGAAGAGCCTGAATCGGAACATGGAAGTGTAGATCCTGGAACTTTGCAAGGGGAAATCGAATTGGCGGGTATTTCCTTTCGCTATAACGAAAATCAGCCATTGGTTTTGAAGGGCGTCTCATTCCGAATCAAACCCGGTGAAATGGTGGCATTTGTTGGACCTTCGGGCTCTGGAAAATCGACCATCATGCGGTTGCTACTCGGGTTTGAGGAGGCTGAGTCTGGCTCCATATTCTACGATGGACAAGATTTTGAAACTCTGAACAAGGAACTGGTCAGGCAGCAAATGGGCGTGGTGCTCCAGCATAGTGCACTCATGGCTGGAAGTATTTACAAAAACATTGTCGGGAATTCAGAATTGACGCTTGAACAAGCGCTTGAGGCAGTCGAAATGGCGGGACTGAGGGAAGATATCGAGCAAATGCCGATGGGCATGCACACCATTATCAGCGAAGGGGCAAGTACCTTTTCTGGAGGACAGCGCCAACGATTGATGATCGCTCGGGCCATTGTCCACAAACCTGGAATTCTATTTATGGATGAGGCAACGAGTGCTTTGGACAACCGAACTCAAGCTATTGTCTCGCGAAGCCTCGAATCTCTCAAAGCCACAAGGATCGTGATAGCCCATCGTCTGAGTACCATTGTCAATGCTGATCGCATTTTCGTCATGAAAGACGGAGAGATCGTGGAAACCGGTTCCTATCAGGAATTGCTAGATCAAAATGGTCTCTTTGCGGAGCTTGCACAGCGACAACTTGCTTAA